In one window of Helianthus annuus cultivar XRQ/B chromosome 17, HanXRQr2.0-SUNRISE, whole genome shotgun sequence DNA:
- the LOC110940319 gene encoding uncharacterized protein LOC110940319 isoform X6: protein MDDTMKQFQETLIEIETEAENLLLARHQLVEDDRMRNGNREALTALRKQARTTKTSVPSPFNLMMNEIGVSRPLVKEICETCGNHDSKEKTWLMFSGTDMYARVPFHAAHTFLETDHMRLDFDVKKLQSYVKEKSFLISEQGVLADKIGPGVLKSLVTLQDRPNPTPKYPVRNVSGLLVGFGFGFICHL, encoded by the exons ATGGACGATACGATGAAGCAATTTCAAGAAACGCTGATCGAGATTGAGACCGAAGCAGAGAATCTTCTACTTGCAAGGCATCAG TTAGTTGAGGATGATAGAATGAGAAATGGGAACAGGGAGGCATTGACTGCATTAAGGAAGCAGGCCCGAACGACAAAAACAAGTGTTCCTTCTCCTTTTAATTTGATGATGAATGAAATTGGTGTATCGAGGCCTCTAGTGAAGGAGATTTGTGAAACTTGCGGGAATCATGACTCCAAGGAAAAAACATGGTTGATGTTTTCTGGAACTGATATGTATGCTCGGGTTCCGTTTCATGCAGCTCATACGTTTTTGGAGACAG ATCACATGAGGCTTGACTTTGATGTTAAGAAACTACAAAGTTACGTAAAGGAGAAGTCTTTTTTGATATCGGAACAAGGTGTTCTTGCTGACAAGATTGGTCCCGGCGTTTTAAAGTCATTGGTGACATTACAAGACAGACCAAA TCCCACGCCCAAATACCCTGTTCGAAATGTTTCGGGTTTACTCGTTGGGTTTGGTTTCGGATTCATTTGCCATCTCTAG
- the LOC110940319 gene encoding uncharacterized protein LOC110940319 isoform X8, with protein sequence MDDTMKQFQETLIEIETEAENLLLARHQLVEDDRMRNGNREALTALRKQARTTKTSVPSPFNLMMNEIGVSRPLVKEICETCGNHDSKEKTWLMFSGTDMYARVPFHAAHTFLETDHMRLDFDVKKLQSYVKEKSFLISEQGVLADKIGPGVLKSLVTLQDRPKRDTN encoded by the exons ATGGACGATACGATGAAGCAATTTCAAGAAACGCTGATCGAGATTGAGACCGAAGCAGAGAATCTTCTACTTGCAAGGCATCAG TTAGTTGAGGATGATAGAATGAGAAATGGGAACAGGGAGGCATTGACTGCATTAAGGAAGCAGGCCCGAACGACAAAAACAAGTGTTCCTTCTCCTTTTAATTTGATGATGAATGAAATTGGTGTATCGAGGCCTCTAGTGAAGGAGATTTGTGAAACTTGCGGGAATCATGACTCCAAGGAAAAAACATGGTTGATGTTTTCTGGAACTGATATGTATGCTCGGGTTCCGTTTCATGCAGCTCATACGTTTTTGGAGACAG ATCACATGAGGCTTGACTTTGATGTTAAGAAACTACAAAGTTACGTAAAGGAGAAGTCTTTTTTGATATCGGAACAAGGTGTTCTTGCTGACAAGATTGGTCCCGGCGTTTTAAAGTCATTGGTGACATTACAAGACAGACCAAA AAGAGACACCAATTAA
- the LOC110940319 gene encoding uncharacterized protein LOC110940319 isoform X1, translating to MFLGSCWVQLANMMCLTPVSLLFNHLCFRLKMDDTMKQFQETLIEIETEAENLLLARHQLVEDDRMRNGNREALTALRKQARTTKTSVPSPFNLMMNEIGVSRPLVKEICETCGNHDSKEKTWLMFSGTDMYARVPFHAAHTFLETDHMRLDFDVKKLQSYVKEKSFLISEQGVLADKIGPGVLKSLVTLQDRPNPTPKYPVRNVSGLLVGFGFGFICHL from the exons ATGTTTTTGGGTTCGTGTTGGGTTCAACTCGCTAACATGATGTGTTTAACTCCTGTCTCTTTGCTTTTCAATCATCTATGCTTCAG ATTGAAAATGGACGATACGATGAAGCAATTTCAAGAAACGCTGATCGAGATTGAGACCGAAGCAGAGAATCTTCTACTTGCAAGGCATCAG TTAGTTGAGGATGATAGAATGAGAAATGGGAACAGGGAGGCATTGACTGCATTAAGGAAGCAGGCCCGAACGACAAAAACAAGTGTTCCTTCTCCTTTTAATTTGATGATGAATGAAATTGGTGTATCGAGGCCTCTAGTGAAGGAGATTTGTGAAACTTGCGGGAATCATGACTCCAAGGAAAAAACATGGTTGATGTTTTCTGGAACTGATATGTATGCTCGGGTTCCGTTTCATGCAGCTCATACGTTTTTGGAGACAG ATCACATGAGGCTTGACTTTGATGTTAAGAAACTACAAAGTTACGTAAAGGAGAAGTCTTTTTTGATATCGGAACAAGGTGTTCTTGCTGACAAGATTGGTCCCGGCGTTTTAAAGTCATTGGTGACATTACAAGACAGACCAAA TCCCACGCCCAAATACCCTGTTCGAAATGTTTCGGGTTTACTCGTTGGGTTTGGTTTCGGATTCATTTGCCATCTCTAG
- the LOC110940319 gene encoding uncharacterized protein LOC110940319 isoform X5 yields MFLGSCWVQLANMMCLTPVSLLFNHLCFRLKMDDTMKQFQETLIEIETEAENLLLARHQLVEDDRMRNGNREALTALRKQARTTKTSVPSPFNLMMNEIGVSRPLVKEICETCGNHDSKEKTWLMFSGTDMYARVPFHAAHTFLETDHMRLDFDVKKLQSYVKEKSFLISEQGVLADKIGPGVLKSLVTLQDRPKDTN; encoded by the exons ATGTTTTTGGGTTCGTGTTGGGTTCAACTCGCTAACATGATGTGTTTAACTCCTGTCTCTTTGCTTTTCAATCATCTATGCTTCAG ATTGAAAATGGACGATACGATGAAGCAATTTCAAGAAACGCTGATCGAGATTGAGACCGAAGCAGAGAATCTTCTACTTGCAAGGCATCAG TTAGTTGAGGATGATAGAATGAGAAATGGGAACAGGGAGGCATTGACTGCATTAAGGAAGCAGGCCCGAACGACAAAAACAAGTGTTCCTTCTCCTTTTAATTTGATGATGAATGAAATTGGTGTATCGAGGCCTCTAGTGAAGGAGATTTGTGAAACTTGCGGGAATCATGACTCCAAGGAAAAAACATGGTTGATGTTTTCTGGAACTGATATGTATGCTCGGGTTCCGTTTCATGCAGCTCATACGTTTTTGGAGACAG ATCACATGAGGCTTGACTTTGATGTTAAGAAACTACAAAGTTACGTAAAGGAGAAGTCTTTTTTGATATCGGAACAAGGTGTTCTTGCTGACAAGATTGGTCCCGGCGTTTTAAAGTCATTGGTGACATTACAAGACAGACCAAA AGACACCAATTAA
- the LOC110940319 gene encoding uncharacterized protein LOC110940319 isoform X10, with protein MDDTMKQFQETLIEIETEAENLLLARHQLVEDDRMRNGNREALTALRKQARTTKTSVPSPFNLMMNEIGVSRPLVKEICETCGNHDSKEKTWLMFSGTDMYARVPFHAAHTFLETDHMRLDFDVKKLQSYVKEKSFLISEQGVLADKIGPGVLKSLVTLQDRPK; from the exons ATGGACGATACGATGAAGCAATTTCAAGAAACGCTGATCGAGATTGAGACCGAAGCAGAGAATCTTCTACTTGCAAGGCATCAG TTAGTTGAGGATGATAGAATGAGAAATGGGAACAGGGAGGCATTGACTGCATTAAGGAAGCAGGCCCGAACGACAAAAACAAGTGTTCCTTCTCCTTTTAATTTGATGATGAATGAAATTGGTGTATCGAGGCCTCTAGTGAAGGAGATTTGTGAAACTTGCGGGAATCATGACTCCAAGGAAAAAACATGGTTGATGTTTTCTGGAACTGATATGTATGCTCGGGTTCCGTTTCATGCAGCTCATACGTTTTTGGAGACAG ATCACATGAGGCTTGACTTTGATGTTAAGAAACTACAAAGTTACGTAAAGGAGAAGTCTTTTTTGATATCGGAACAAGGTGTTCTTGCTGACAAGATTGGTCCCGGCGTTTTAAAGTCATTGGTGACATTACAAGACAGACCAAAGTAA
- the LOC110942919 gene encoding uncharacterized protein LOC110942919, producing the protein MNLMSFNVRGVYGGAKASWIKEIRNSNKISVIALQETKVEVVPSSCVASFWGKGKFEYACSASVGLPGGLAWIWDPNVLKIESVVQNRCYLVIKGFVIGSGDPINLVNIYAPQNSAAKLQLWNEISSFIDPDVGKWVLAGDFNVVRSSDERKHSKFKPVCAENFNNFIFNNGLLEYPMQGRKFTCVRDNGKKLSKLERFLVCPEFFNKWPSACVRVLPNKYSDHCPIILILVDLNFGPRPFRVYNSWIGKPGFEETVKGALEGFEFFDPPDTCLTAKFARIRSALKIWRDEFLAKEKETESSAPKDMEG; encoded by the coding sequence ATGAATCTTATGTCTTTCAACGTTAGAGGAGTCTACGGGGGTGCTAAAGCCTCGTGGATTAAAGAGATAAGGAATTCGAACAAGATTAGTGTGATTGCTTTACAGGAAACCAAAGTTGAGGTTGTTCCCAGTTCTTGTGTGGCTAGTTTCTGGGGGAAAGGTAAGTTTGAGTATGCTTGTTCGGCCTCGGTCGGGCTCCCAGGGGGTCTAGCTTGGATTTGGGATCCTAACGTTCTGAAGATTGAGTCCGTCGTCCAGAACAGGTGTTATCTGGTGATTAAAGGCTTTGTTATTGGCAGTGGAGATCCTATTAACCTGGTCAATATTTACGCTCCTCAAAACTCGGCCGCGAAACTGCAGTTATGGAACGAAATTTCGTCTTTTATTGACCCGGATGTTGGGAAATGGGTTCTCGCAGGAGATTTTAATGTGGTTCGGTCCTCGGATGAAAGAAAACATTCTAAATTCAAGCCGGTTTGCGCTGAGAATTTCAATAACTTTATTTTCAATAATGGCTTGTTAGAATACCCAATGCAGGGCCGAAAGTTTACGTGTGTTAGGGACAACGGGAAGAAGTTAAGTAAGTTGGAGCGCTTTTTGGTTTGTCCGGAGTTTTTTAACAAATGGCCTTCGGCCTGTGTGAGAGTGCTCCCGAACAAGTATTCTGATCATTGTCCTATCATTTTGATCTTGGTTGATTTGAATTTTGGTCCCCGCCCCTTTCGGGTCTATAACTCGTGGATTGGTAAACCGGGATTTGAGGAGACAGTTAAGGGTGCCTTGGAAGGATTTGAGTTTTTTGACCCCCCTGATACGTGTCTCACTGCCAAATTTGCTCGGATTCGGTCGGCCCTAAAGATATGGAGGGATGAGTTCCTTGCCAAGGAGAAGGAAACGGAAAGTAGTGCCCCTAAAGATATGGAGGGATGA
- the LOC110942918 gene encoding uncharacterized protein LOC110942918 has product MFQWNWKEFLINPDLVADVQQLQAMLENTQVSEAEDRWVWLPDSSREFSVKAARLLIRANVDISDRYIMDWCNWIPAKVNIHLWRTELGKIPTKVTLKNRNVLLDDPVCPLCGSEEETVDHLFIGCHVASVVWNGISVWCKIPNIFAFTVRDLLGIFKELTVSDRKKEAVQGIIMIACWNIWRARNNFVFANKPVKIDKIISEVKALGHFWFSNRSKYKDIEWGDWCSFVNM; this is encoded by the coding sequence ATGTTTCAGTGGAACTGGAAGGAATTTTTGATAAATCCGGATCTGGTTGCTGATGTCCAGCAACTTCAGGCGATGCTGGAGAATACTCAAGTTTCGGAAGCTGAAGACCGTTGGGTATGGTTACCCGACTCGTCAAGGGAATTCTCGGTTAAGGCTGCTAGGCTCTTGATTCGTGCGAATGTCGACATAAGTGATCGCTACATCATGGATTGGTGTAATTGGATCCCTGCCAAGGTGAATATTCATTTATGGCGAACGGAGTTGGGGAAAATTCCAACTAAAGTCACTCTTAAAAACAGAAACGTTCTTCTTGACGATCCCGTTTGCCCGTTGTGTGGATCGGAGGAAGAGACTGTTGATCATTTATTCATTGGGTGTCACGTGGCTTCGGTCGTTTGGAACGGTATAAGCGTTTGGTGTAAGATTCCAAATATTTTTGCCTTTACGGTTCGGGATCTCCTTGGCATATTTAAGGAGCTAACAGTGTCGGATAGGAAGAAAGAAGCAGTCCAAGGTATCATAATGATAGCGTGCTGGAACATTTGGCGGGCTAGGAACAATTTTGTTTTTGCTAACAAGCCGGTCAAGATTGATAAAATTATCAGCGAGGTTAAAGCTTTGGGTCATTTTTGGTTCTCCAATAGGTCTAAGTATAAAGACATAGAGTGGGGAGATTGGTGctcttttgtaaatatgtaa
- the LOC110940319 gene encoding uncharacterized protein LOC110940319 isoform X7, translated as MDDTMKQFQETLIEIETEAENLLLARHQLVEDDRMRNGNREALTALRKQARTTKTSVPSPFNLMMNEIGVSRPLVKEICETCGNHDSKEKTWLMFSGTDMYARVPFHAAHTFLETDHMRLDFDVKKLQSYVKEKSFLISEQGVLADKIGPGVLKSLVTLQDRPKGDKMGGMGDG; from the exons ATGGACGATACGATGAAGCAATTTCAAGAAACGCTGATCGAGATTGAGACCGAAGCAGAGAATCTTCTACTTGCAAGGCATCAG TTAGTTGAGGATGATAGAATGAGAAATGGGAACAGGGAGGCATTGACTGCATTAAGGAAGCAGGCCCGAACGACAAAAACAAGTGTTCCTTCTCCTTTTAATTTGATGATGAATGAAATTGGTGTATCGAGGCCTCTAGTGAAGGAGATTTGTGAAACTTGCGGGAATCATGACTCCAAGGAAAAAACATGGTTGATGTTTTCTGGAACTGATATGTATGCTCGGGTTCCGTTTCATGCAGCTCATACGTTTTTGGAGACAG ATCACATGAGGCTTGACTTTGATGTTAAGAAACTACAAAGTTACGTAAAGGAGAAGTCTTTTTTGATATCGGAACAAGGTGTTCTTGCTGACAAGATTGGTCCCGGCGTTTTAAAGTCATTGGTGACATTACAAGACAGACCAAA AGGTGACAAGATGGGCGGGATGGGTGACGGTTGA
- the LOC110940319 gene encoding uncharacterized protein LOC110940319 isoform X4 — MFLGSCWVQLANMMCLTPVSLLFNHLCFRLKMDDTMKQFQETLIEIETEAENLLLARHQLVEDDRMRNGNREALTALRKQARTTKTSVPSPFNLMMNEIGVSRPLVKEICETCGNHDSKEKTWLMFSGTDMYARVPFHAAHTFLETDHMRLDFDVKKLQSYVKEKSFLISEQGVLADKIGPGVLKSLVTLQDRPKRDTN; from the exons ATGTTTTTGGGTTCGTGTTGGGTTCAACTCGCTAACATGATGTGTTTAACTCCTGTCTCTTTGCTTTTCAATCATCTATGCTTCAG ATTGAAAATGGACGATACGATGAAGCAATTTCAAGAAACGCTGATCGAGATTGAGACCGAAGCAGAGAATCTTCTACTTGCAAGGCATCAG TTAGTTGAGGATGATAGAATGAGAAATGGGAACAGGGAGGCATTGACTGCATTAAGGAAGCAGGCCCGAACGACAAAAACAAGTGTTCCTTCTCCTTTTAATTTGATGATGAATGAAATTGGTGTATCGAGGCCTCTAGTGAAGGAGATTTGTGAAACTTGCGGGAATCATGACTCCAAGGAAAAAACATGGTTGATGTTTTCTGGAACTGATATGTATGCTCGGGTTCCGTTTCATGCAGCTCATACGTTTTTGGAGACAG ATCACATGAGGCTTGACTTTGATGTTAAGAAACTACAAAGTTACGTAAAGGAGAAGTCTTTTTTGATATCGGAACAAGGTGTTCTTGCTGACAAGATTGGTCCCGGCGTTTTAAAGTCATTGGTGACATTACAAGACAGACCAAA AAGAGACACCAATTAA
- the LOC110940319 gene encoding uncharacterized protein LOC110940319 isoform X9, with amino-acid sequence MDDTMKQFQETLIEIETEAENLLLARHQLVEDDRMRNGNREALTALRKQARTTKTSVPSPFNLMMNEIGVSRPLVKEICETCGNHDSKEKTWLMFSGTDMYARVPFHAAHTFLETDHMRLDFDVKKLQSYVKEKSFLISEQGVLADKIGPGVLKSLVTLQDRPKDTN; translated from the exons ATGGACGATACGATGAAGCAATTTCAAGAAACGCTGATCGAGATTGAGACCGAAGCAGAGAATCTTCTACTTGCAAGGCATCAG TTAGTTGAGGATGATAGAATGAGAAATGGGAACAGGGAGGCATTGACTGCATTAAGGAAGCAGGCCCGAACGACAAAAACAAGTGTTCCTTCTCCTTTTAATTTGATGATGAATGAAATTGGTGTATCGAGGCCTCTAGTGAAGGAGATTTGTGAAACTTGCGGGAATCATGACTCCAAGGAAAAAACATGGTTGATGTTTTCTGGAACTGATATGTATGCTCGGGTTCCGTTTCATGCAGCTCATACGTTTTTGGAGACAG ATCACATGAGGCTTGACTTTGATGTTAAGAAACTACAAAGTTACGTAAAGGAGAAGTCTTTTTTGATATCGGAACAAGGTGTTCTTGCTGACAAGATTGGTCCCGGCGTTTTAAAGTCATTGGTGACATTACAAGACAGACCAAA AGACACCAATTAA
- the LOC110940319 gene encoding uncharacterized protein LOC110940319 isoform X3, whose amino-acid sequence MFLGSCWVQLANMMCLTPVSLLFNHLCFRLKMDDTMKQFQETLIEIETEAENLLLARHQLVEDDRMRNGNREALTALRKQARTTKTSVPSPFNLMMNEIGVSRPLVKEICETCGNHDSKEKTWLMFSGTDMYARVPFHAAHTFLETDHMRLDFDVKKLQSYVKEKSFLISEQGVLADKIGPGVLKSLVTLQDRPKYSVNICS is encoded by the exons ATGTTTTTGGGTTCGTGTTGGGTTCAACTCGCTAACATGATGTGTTTAACTCCTGTCTCTTTGCTTTTCAATCATCTATGCTTCAG ATTGAAAATGGACGATACGATGAAGCAATTTCAAGAAACGCTGATCGAGATTGAGACCGAAGCAGAGAATCTTCTACTTGCAAGGCATCAG TTAGTTGAGGATGATAGAATGAGAAATGGGAACAGGGAGGCATTGACTGCATTAAGGAAGCAGGCCCGAACGACAAAAACAAGTGTTCCTTCTCCTTTTAATTTGATGATGAATGAAATTGGTGTATCGAGGCCTCTAGTGAAGGAGATTTGTGAAACTTGCGGGAATCATGACTCCAAGGAAAAAACATGGTTGATGTTTTCTGGAACTGATATGTATGCTCGGGTTCCGTTTCATGCAGCTCATACGTTTTTGGAGACAG ATCACATGAGGCTTGACTTTGATGTTAAGAAACTACAAAGTTACGTAAAGGAGAAGTCTTTTTTGATATCGGAACAAGGTGTTCTTGCTGACAAGATTGGTCCCGGCGTTTTAAAGTCATTGGTGACATTACAAGACAGACCAAA GTATTCTGTCAACATCTGCAGTTAA
- the LOC110940319 gene encoding uncharacterized protein LOC110940319 isoform X2, translated as MFLGSCWVQLANMMCLTPVSLLFNHLCFRLKMDDTMKQFQETLIEIETEAENLLLARHQLVEDDRMRNGNREALTALRKQARTTKTSVPSPFNLMMNEIGVSRPLVKEICETCGNHDSKEKTWLMFSGTDMYARVPFHAAHTFLETDHMRLDFDVKKLQSYVKEKSFLISEQGVLADKIGPGVLKSLVTLQDRPKGDKMGGMGDG; from the exons ATGTTTTTGGGTTCGTGTTGGGTTCAACTCGCTAACATGATGTGTTTAACTCCTGTCTCTTTGCTTTTCAATCATCTATGCTTCAG ATTGAAAATGGACGATACGATGAAGCAATTTCAAGAAACGCTGATCGAGATTGAGACCGAAGCAGAGAATCTTCTACTTGCAAGGCATCAG TTAGTTGAGGATGATAGAATGAGAAATGGGAACAGGGAGGCATTGACTGCATTAAGGAAGCAGGCCCGAACGACAAAAACAAGTGTTCCTTCTCCTTTTAATTTGATGATGAATGAAATTGGTGTATCGAGGCCTCTAGTGAAGGAGATTTGTGAAACTTGCGGGAATCATGACTCCAAGGAAAAAACATGGTTGATGTTTTCTGGAACTGATATGTATGCTCGGGTTCCGTTTCATGCAGCTCATACGTTTTTGGAGACAG ATCACATGAGGCTTGACTTTGATGTTAAGAAACTACAAAGTTACGTAAAGGAGAAGTCTTTTTTGATATCGGAACAAGGTGTTCTTGCTGACAAGATTGGTCCCGGCGTTTTAAAGTCATTGGTGACATTACAAGACAGACCAAA AGGTGACAAGATGGGCGGGATGGGTGACGGTTGA